The segment CAGTAGTTTATGCTGATAGCAGTTCTGATTACTCTAAAGGTTTAGCGAAAATTTTCGCGGAAAATTTCACTAAAAATGGTGGAACGGTATTAAGTCAAGAAGCGTTTTTACAACGTGATCAAGATTTCAAAGCAACTTTAACTAAAATTAAAGCCCTTAATCCTGATGTTATCTTCATTCCTGCTTATTATGAAGAAGTTGGTAAAATTGTTAAACAAGCACGAGAGCTTGGTATCAAAGCGCAATTATTAGGAACTGATGGCTGGGATGATCCGAAGATTGTTGATGTAGCTGGCGCGGAAGCGTTAGAAGGTGCATTCTTCTCTAATCACTACTCACCACAAGATACTGATCCGAATGTTGTAAGTTTTGTTGAAGCTTATCGTAAAGAATATAATCAAGAGCCAAGTGCATTGGCGGTATTAGGGTATGATGCGGCATTGGTTGTTGTGGATGCTTTAAAACGTGCTGGTAGTGATGATCCGGAAAAAATTCGTCAAGCTTTAGAAGAAACAAAAGATTTACAAATTACTGTTGGGAAAATTAGTTTAGATAAAAATCATAATCCAATTAAATCAGCGGTAGTTATCGAAATGAAAAATGGTAAGCAAGTATTTAAAGAAAAAATTAATCCTCAAGAAATGTAATGTTTAGGAGGAAAAATTGTGTTTAAAAAGACTAAGAGAATTTTAAGTGGATTAGTGGCCATGAGTAT is part of the Negativicutes bacterium genome and harbors:
- a CDS encoding ABC transporter substrate-binding protein; protein product: MTGSLIAGCGATQNSNEILIGANYELTGNIANFGKQAVNGINLAFKQVNEQGGVNGKKIKLIVADNKSEASEAAAAVTKLITTDKCKLVFGAVSSSNVLAAVPIAEANKIPLVTATATNPKVTVENGQVKPYTFRTCFIDPFQGKIMSEFATKSLNAKTAVVYADSSSDYSKGLAKIFAENFTKNGGTVLSQEAFLQRDQDFKATLTKIKALNPDVIFIPAYYEEVGKIVKQARELGIKAQLLGTDGWDDPKIVDVAGAEALEGAFFSNHYSPQDTDPNVVSFVEAYRKEYNQEPSALAVLGYDAALVVVDALKRAGSDDPEKIRQALEETKDLQITVGKISLDKNHNPIKSAVVIEMKNGKQVFKEKINPQEM